In the genome of Ensifer adhaerens, one region contains:
- a CDS encoding polar amino acid transport system permease protein, producing the protein MNLQAQNSSDGEAQGFPWWLAALVVIAVAIGIAIATNNIYAQVFETVIHGLWVTIGVTLTAFVLASALGLGIALMALSGSKWAQQTARFYTEIIRGVPILVLLFYIAFVGAPALTEAINLLATPLIKTGVMEPLLVRDISLMWRAILALTIGYSAFIGEVFRAGIMSVDKGQIEAAKSLGLSRFQRFRLVVMPQAIRTILPPLGNDFVAMVKDSSLVSVLGVQDITQLGKVYASGSFRFFETYSIVAYVYLILTVGLSLGLRRLEKRLRRNQMR; encoded by the coding sequence ATGAACCTCCAGGCTCAAAACAGTTCGGACGGCGAGGCGCAAGGGTTTCCCTGGTGGCTCGCCGCTCTCGTTGTTATCGCAGTGGCAATCGGCATCGCCATTGCCACCAACAACATCTATGCTCAGGTTTTCGAGACCGTTATCCATGGTCTTTGGGTCACGATCGGCGTCACGCTGACGGCCTTCGTGCTGGCATCCGCCCTTGGGCTCGGCATCGCATTGATGGCGCTTTCGGGTTCGAAGTGGGCGCAGCAGACGGCGCGTTTTTACACCGAGATCATCCGCGGCGTTCCGATCCTCGTCCTGCTCTTCTATATCGCCTTTGTCGGCGCGCCGGCGCTGACGGAAGCGATCAACCTCCTCGCCACGCCGCTGATCAAGACCGGCGTCATGGAACCGCTGCTGGTGCGCGACATCTCGCTGATGTGGCGGGCGATCCTGGCACTCACCATCGGCTATTCCGCCTTCATCGGCGAGGTCTTCCGCGCCGGCATCATGTCAGTCGACAAGGGCCAGATCGAAGCGGCAAAGTCGCTGGGCCTCTCCCGCTTCCAGCGCTTCAGGCTCGTCGTCATGCCACAGGCAATCCGCACTATCCTGCCGCCGCTCGGCAACGACTTCGTCGCGATGGTGAAGGACTCCTCGCTCGTTTCCGTGCTCGGCGTGCAGGACATCACCCAGCTCGGCAAGGTCTATGCCTCCGGCTCGTTTCGCTTCTTCGAAACCTATTCGATCGTGGCCTATGTCTATCTGATCCTCACCGTCGGCCTCTCGCTGGGGCTGAGGCGGCTTGAAAAGCGGCTTCGGCGCAACCAGATGCGGTGA
- a CDS encoding hypothetical protein (manually curated): protein MTIPTAKSGIFEHVFVLQDRKRLPARFFAAISGALNTRLS from the coding sequence ATGACGATACCCACGGCAAAAAGCGGCATTTTCGAGCATGTCTTCGTGCTCCAGGACAGGAAGCGTCTTCCTGCCCGCTTTTTTGCTGCGATCTCCGGCGCGCTGAACACCCGCCTATCGTGA
- a CDS encoding nucleobase:cation symporter-1, NCS1 family encodes MSVNNPSPSLYNEDLAPAETRNWGAFSIFNVWTSDVHSLWGYYLAASLFLLCGSFINFVIAIGIGSLVIFVLMSLVGNAGVKTGVPFPVLARASFGTFGANLPALVRAIVACFWYGAQTSAASGAIVALLIRNESMLAFHQSSHMLGHSTLEVICYVIIWALQLLIIQRGMETVRKFQDWAGPAVWIMMLLLALYLIYKAGTFSFGENIPQDVLLAATKDAGVSGAPGSFGALAAVAATWITYFAALYLNFCDFSRFAPDQATLRRGNLWGLPVNLLAFCLVAGITTTAAYTVYGEVLLHPDAISAKFDSWFLAALAALTFAVATLGINVVANFVSPAFDFANVFPRQINFKRGGYIAAFIALVLYPFAPWETGAAHFVNFIGSTMGPVFGIMMVDYYLIRKGVVNVEALYHENGEFRFEGGWNVNALIAFVAGAIFSSILPTFTTVLPAWWGTYGWFFGVAVGGLSYMALAAMRPQARTA; translated from the coding sequence ATGTCTGTCAACAATCCGTCGCCCTCGCTTTACAACGAGGACCTGGCGCCTGCCGAAACGCGCAACTGGGGCGCATTTTCCATCTTCAACGTCTGGACGTCGGACGTTCACAGCCTCTGGGGCTATTATCTGGCCGCCAGCCTTTTCCTGCTTTGCGGCAGTTTCATCAATTTCGTGATCGCGATCGGCATCGGTTCGCTGGTCATCTTCGTGCTGATGAGCCTTGTTGGCAATGCGGGCGTCAAAACCGGCGTGCCATTCCCGGTTCTGGCGCGGGCCTCCTTCGGCACGTTCGGGGCCAACCTGCCGGCGCTGGTGCGCGCCATCGTCGCCTGCTTCTGGTATGGCGCGCAGACCTCGGCCGCCTCGGGCGCGATTGTCGCCCTGCTCATCCGCAACGAGAGCATGCTCGCCTTCCACCAGTCGAGCCACATGCTTGGGCATTCGACGCTGGAAGTGATCTGCTACGTCATCATCTGGGCGCTGCAGCTTCTCATCATCCAGCGCGGCATGGAAACGGTGCGCAAGTTCCAGGACTGGGCGGGGCCGGCGGTCTGGATCATGATGCTGCTTCTGGCGCTTTACCTCATCTACAAGGCGGGCACCTTCTCCTTCGGCGAGAATATCCCGCAGGACGTTCTGCTCGCCGCGACCAAGGATGCGGGCGTTTCCGGGGCTCCGGGTTCGTTCGGGGCGCTGGCTGCCGTGGCTGCGACCTGGATCACATATTTCGCAGCGCTTTACCTGAACTTCTGCGACTTCTCGCGCTTTGCTCCCGACCAGGCAACGCTGCGTCGCGGCAATCTCTGGGGCCTGCCGGTGAACCTGCTCGCCTTCTGCCTTGTCGCCGGCATCACCACGACGGCGGCCTATACGGTCTATGGCGAAGTGCTGCTGCATCCGGATGCGATCTCGGCCAAGTTCGACAGTTGGTTCTTAGCGGCCCTTGCGGCATTGACCTTCGCGGTCGCCACGCTCGGCATCAATGTCGTGGCCAACTTCGTCTCGCCGGCCTTCGACTTTGCGAACGTTTTCCCGCGCCAGATCAATTTCAAACGTGGCGGCTATATCGCGGCCTTCATCGCGCTTGTGCTCTATCCGTTTGCCCCTTGGGAAACGGGTGCGGCGCATTTCGTCAACTTCATCGGCTCAACGATGGGCCCGGTCTTCGGGATCATGATGGTGGACTACTATCTCATCCGGAAGGGCGTGGTGAATGTCGAGGCGCTCTACCACGAGAATGGTGAGTTCCGCTTCGAGGGGGGCTGGAACGTCAATGCGCTGATTGCCTTCGTCGCCGGTGCGATCTTCTCGTCGATCCTGCCGACCTTCACCACGGTGCTTCCGGCCTGGTGGGGAACCTATGGCTGGTTCTTCGGCGTGGCGGTCGGCGGCCTGAGCTACATGGCGCTCGCCGCCATGCGGCCGCAGGCGCGCACCGCGTGA
- a CDS encoding chorismate mutase — translation MIDPEIKAKLSGYRQSIDNIDAALVHMLAERFRCTKEVGVLKATHELPPSDPAREEYQIERLRRLAKEANLDPDFAEKFLNFIIKEVIRHHEAIAAEHNGK, via the coding sequence GTGATCGATCCCGAAATCAAGGCCAAGCTTTCCGGCTACCGCCAGTCGATCGACAATATCGACGCAGCTCTTGTCCACATGCTCGCCGAGCGCTTCCGCTGCACCAAGGAAGTCGGCGTCTTGAAGGCCACGCATGAATTGCCGCCGTCTGATCCGGCGCGCGAGGAATACCAGATCGAACGTCTTCGCCGTCTGGCGAAGGAGGCCAATCTGGACCCGGATTTCGCCGAGAAGTTCCTGAACTTCATCATCAAGGAAGTCATCCGGCATCATGAAGCCATCGCCGCCGAACATAACGGCAAGTGA
- a CDS encoding Glycosyl transferase family 90, producing MQLRMKDGETFFGNCSGGQLRLMRGISEEVFAAYRRLSYYTAGVVRELVPRSLSRIDYDATFSELEDSGALPAVLERVNYYNGLVPGGSSRPSTRTDSVDRRRSRYFIDLAEHLRFFPAHLTVDTLFGDITHVPPVPSLLKSRPIEGDNANSVLLNLDKLRHFRLFYDPVPFARKAAKAVWRGSMNNPLREALISNHATSSFCDVGHVSRDFTRIPASNVLTPAQQFAYRYIISVEGCDVATNLKWVMASNSVCIMPRPRYETWFMEGGLVPDHHYVEVRDDFSDLEEKIEALEADPMRAREIVANANRHVAMFSNRRMEKITSILVLEKYFQATGQVPSSAFTEGFFSKLHSESRVLVTA from the coding sequence ATGCAATTGCGGATGAAAGACGGGGAAACGTTTTTCGGAAATTGCTCTGGGGGACAGCTGCGGCTGATGCGTGGAATATCGGAAGAAGTTTTCGCTGCCTACCGGCGGCTGAGCTATTACACGGCGGGCGTCGTGCGCGAACTTGTGCCGCGTTCGCTGTCGCGCATCGATTATGACGCGACGTTCAGCGAACTCGAGGATAGCGGCGCCTTGCCTGCGGTTCTGGAGCGCGTGAACTATTACAACGGCCTCGTTCCCGGCGGCAGCTCGCGCCCCTCGACCCGCACCGATTCCGTCGACCGCAGGAGAAGCCGCTACTTCATCGATCTCGCCGAGCATCTGCGCTTCTTTCCGGCGCATTTAACGGTCGACACGCTGTTCGGCGACATAACCCATGTGCCGCCCGTACCAAGTCTGCTGAAGAGCCGCCCGATCGAAGGCGACAATGCCAACTCGGTTCTGCTCAATCTCGACAAGCTCCGGCATTTCCGGCTGTTTTATGATCCCGTGCCCTTTGCGCGGAAAGCGGCGAAGGCGGTCTGGCGTGGCAGCATGAACAACCCGCTGCGGGAAGCCCTCATTTCCAACCATGCCACCAGCAGCTTTTGCGACGTCGGCCATGTCAGCCGCGATTTTACCCGTATTCCGGCAAGCAACGTGCTGACGCCGGCTCAGCAATTTGCCTATCGCTACATCATTTCGGTGGAAGGTTGCGATGTCGCCACGAACCTGAAATGGGTCATGGCGTCCAACAGCGTCTGCATCATGCCCCGCCCGCGCTACGAGACATGGTTCATGGAGGGCGGCCTGGTGCCCGACCACCATTATGTCGAGGTGCGTGACGACTTCTCCGATCTGGAAGAAAAGATCGAGGCGCTGGAAGCCGATCCCATGCGCGCCCGCGAGATCGTCGCAAACGCCAACCGGCACGTCGCAATGTTTTCCAACCGGCGCATGGAGAAGATCACCTCCATCCTCGTGCTGGAGAAATATTTCCAGGCAACGGGGCAGGTGCCGTCCTCGGCATTCACCGAGGGCTTTTTCAGCAAGCTCCACAGCGAGTCCCGCGTTCTGGTCACAGCCTGA
- a CDS encoding polar amino acid transport system substrate-binding protein, giving the protein MISRRAVLALAAFAAAAPLAAQAADALPDLKGRKVVVVTENAYPPLQFVDPKSGKQIGWEYDAMNEIAKRLNFKVEYQNTSWDAMIQAVSDKQYDIGMTGITIKDERKEKVDFSDPYMRSEQFMLVRGDEKRFTDAKSFAADTKLLIGAQPGTTPFYTAVYSVLDGDEKNPRIKLFETFGATVQALKAGDVDTVLTDGTAGKGYVDASNGGLKLVGGPLGSEDFGFIFPKGSDLVKPVNAAIAALKADGTLDALNKKWFLDYKMGE; this is encoded by the coding sequence ATGATTTCCAGACGCGCAGTGCTCGCGCTCGCCGCCTTTGCTGCGGCAGCCCCGCTTGCAGCACAAGCCGCAGACGCCCTCCCGGACCTCAAGGGCCGCAAGGTCGTCGTCGTCACCGAAAATGCCTACCCACCGCTGCAGTTTGTCGATCCCAAGTCTGGCAAGCAGATCGGCTGGGAATATGACGCGATGAACGAGATCGCCAAGCGCCTCAACTTCAAGGTCGAGTACCAGAACACCAGCTGGGATGCGATGATCCAGGCCGTGTCCGACAAGCAATATGACATCGGTATGACCGGCATCACCATCAAGGACGAGCGCAAGGAAAAGGTCGATTTCTCCGACCCCTATATGCGTTCCGAACAGTTCATGCTGGTGCGCGGCGATGAAAAGCGCTTCACCGATGCGAAGTCTTTCGCCGCCGACACGAAGCTGCTGATCGGCGCGCAGCCCGGCACGACGCCCTTCTACACCGCAGTCTACAGCGTGCTCGATGGTGACGAGAAGAACCCGCGTATCAAACTCTTCGAAACCTTCGGTGCGACGGTACAGGCCCTCAAGGCCGGCGATGTTGACACCGTCCTCACCGACGGCACCGCCGGCAAGGGCTATGTGGATGCCTCCAACGGCGGCCTGAAACTCGTTGGCGGCCCGCTCGGCTCCGAGGATTTCGGCTTCATCTTCCCGAAGGGCTCCGATCTCGTGAAGCCGGTCAACGCTGCGATTGCCGCGCTGAAGGCCGACGGCACGCTCGATGCGCTGAACAAGAAGTGGTTCCTCGACTACAAGATGGGCGAGTAA
- a CDS encoding hydroxymethylglutaryl-CoA lyase: MAKFVTIYEVGPRDGLQNEKEIVPTADKIALIDLLSEAGFRKIEATSFVSPKWVPQMADAFEVMAGIRRRPGVTYGVLTPNMKGFEAALAAGADEVAIFASASETFSQKNINCSIEESFARFAPVLEAARAAGLPVRGYVSCVVACPYEGPIAPAAVQAVTERLIAGGCYEVSLGDTIGAGTPDTIGAMLAEVLRAVPAAQLAGHYHDTGNRALANVEASLALGLRTFDSAVGGLGGCPYAPGAKGNVATGALVDLLSSKGFETGIRREKLAVAEAFMMGRIARLSAK; encoded by the coding sequence ATGGCTAAGTTCGTCACGATCTACGAAGTCGGCCCGCGCGACGGTCTGCAGAACGAGAAGGAGATCGTGCCCACAGCCGACAAGATCGCGCTGATCGATCTTCTGTCTGAAGCCGGATTCCGGAAAATTGAGGCAACCAGTTTTGTGTCACCGAAATGGGTGCCGCAGATGGCCGATGCGTTCGAGGTCATGGCGGGCATCAGGCGACGGCCAGGCGTGACCTATGGTGTGCTGACGCCAAACATGAAGGGTTTCGAGGCGGCGCTCGCTGCAGGCGCGGATGAGGTGGCGATCTTCGCCTCGGCGTCCGAGACTTTCAGCCAGAAGAACATCAATTGCTCCATCGAAGAAAGCTTCGCACGTTTCGCGCCGGTGCTTGAGGCGGCGCGGGCAGCGGGGCTGCCCGTCCGTGGCTACGTCTCCTGCGTGGTCGCCTGCCCCTATGAGGGGCCAATTGCGCCAGCGGCGGTGCAGGCGGTGACGGAGCGGTTGATCGCTGGCGGGTGCTATGAGGTTTCACTCGGCGACACGATCGGGGCGGGGACGCCTGATACTATCGGTGCAATGCTTGCGGAGGTGTTGAGAGCTGTTCCGGCGGCCCAACTCGCAGGCCACTATCACGATACTGGCAACCGGGCGCTCGCCAATGTCGAGGCCAGTCTTGCGCTCGGCTTGCGGACCTTCGACAGCGCGGTCGGTGGGCTGGGGGGGTGTCCCTATGCGCCGGGCGCGAAGGGCAATGTGGCCACGGGGGCGCTGGTCGATCTGTTGTCGAGCAAAGGCTTCGAGACGGGCATCCGCCGGGAGAAACTGGCAGTGGCCGAGGCTTTCATGATGGGTCGGATTGCGCGGTTGTCGGCGAAGTAG
- a CDS encoding 3-isopropylmalate dehydratase, large subunit, with the protein MSAPRTLYDKIWDDHLVSQADDGTCLLYIDRHLVHEVTSPQAFEGLRMAGRKVHAPEKTLAVVDHNVPTSPDRHLGIKNEESRIQVEALAKNAADFNVEYYSENDKRQGIVHIVGPEQGFTLPGMTIVCGDSHTSTHGAFGALAHGIGTSEVEHVLATQTLIQKKAKNMLVRVDGKLPEGVTAKDIVLAIIGEIGTAGGTGHVIEFAGEAIRALSMEGRMTVCNMTIEGGARAGLIAPDEKTFEYIKGKPRAPKGEALEKAIEYWKTLHTDEGAHYDKVVVLDAAALPPIVSWGSSPEDVVSVEGIVPNPDDIHDENKRTSKWRALDYMGLKPGTKITDIAIDRVFIGSCTNGRIEDLRAVAKVVEGKKVAGTVNAMIVPGSGLVKEQAEAEGLDKIFKEAGFDWREPGCSMCLAMNDDRLKPGERCASTSNRNFEGRQGFKGRTHLVSPAMAAAAAIAGHFVDIRDFK; encoded by the coding sequence ATGAGCGCACCGCGTACCCTCTATGACAAGATCTGGGACGATCACCTGGTCAGCCAGGCCGACGACGGCACCTGTCTCCTCTACATCGACCGCCACCTCGTTCACGAAGTGACGAGCCCCCAGGCCTTCGAAGGCCTGCGCATGGCCGGCCGCAAGGTTCACGCGCCGGAAAAGACTCTCGCCGTCGTCGACCATAACGTGCCGACCTCGCCGGACCGCCACCTCGGCATCAAGAACGAGGAAAGCCGCATCCAGGTCGAGGCGCTCGCCAAGAACGCCGCCGACTTCAACGTCGAATACTACTCCGAAAACGACAAGCGCCAGGGCATCGTGCACATCGTCGGCCCCGAACAGGGCTTCACCCTGCCGGGCATGACCATCGTTTGCGGCGACAGCCACACCTCGACGCATGGCGCTTTCGGCGCGCTGGCGCACGGCATCGGCACCTCGGAAGTGGAACACGTTCTGGCGACCCAGACGCTGATCCAGAAGAAGGCCAAGAACATGCTGGTGCGCGTGGACGGCAAGCTGCCGGAAGGCGTCACTGCCAAGGATATCGTGCTCGCCATAATCGGCGAAATCGGCACCGCCGGCGGCACCGGCCACGTCATCGAGTTTGCCGGCGAAGCAATCCGCGCGCTCTCCATGGAAGGCCGCATGACGGTCTGCAACATGACCATCGAAGGCGGCGCCCGCGCCGGCCTCATCGCGCCTGACGAAAAGACCTTCGAATATATCAAGGGCAAGCCGCGCGCGCCGAAGGGCGAGGCGCTGGAAAAGGCCATCGAATACTGGAAGACGCTGCACACGGACGAAGGCGCGCATTACGACAAGGTGGTCGTCCTCGACGCCGCCGCCCTGCCGCCGATCGTCTCCTGGGGCTCCTCGCCGGAAGACGTTGTTTCCGTCGAAGGCATCGTGCCGAACCCGGACGACATCCATGACGAAAACAAGCGCACCTCGAAGTGGCGCGCGCTCGACTATATGGGCCTGAAGCCGGGCACGAAGATCACCGATATCGCGATTGACCGCGTCTTCATCGGCTCCTGCACCAACGGCCGCATCGAAGACCTGCGCGCTGTTGCCAAGGTCGTCGAAGGCAAGAAGGTCGCAGGCACCGTCAACGCCATGATCGTTCCGGGCTCCGGCCTCGTGAAGGAACAGGCCGAAGCCGAAGGCCTCGACAAGATCTTCAAGGAAGCCGGCTTCGACTGGCGCGAGCCGGGCTGCTCCATGTGCCTTGCCATGAACGACGACCGCCTGAAGCCGGGTGAACGCTGCGCCTCGACCTCGAACCGCAACTTCGAAGGCCGCCAGGGCTTCAAGGGCCGCACCCACCTCGTGTCCCCCGCGATGGCCGCAGCCGCGGCGATTGCCGGTCACTTCGTCGATATCCGCGACTTCAAGTAA
- a CDS encoding small subunit ribosomal protein S16 has product MALKIRLARGGSKKRPYYQIVVADARSPRDGRFLEKVGSWNPMLDKNAEGRIVLNNERIQHWLDNGAQPTDRVLRFLNDAGLAKREARNNPEKAQPGKKAVERAKEKAAKAAEAAAAE; this is encoded by the coding sequence ATGGCACTGAAGATTCGTCTCGCCCGCGGTGGCTCCAAGAAGCGTCCGTACTACCAGATCGTTGTTGCCGACGCCCGTTCGCCGCGCGATGGCCGCTTCCTCGAGAAGGTCGGTTCCTGGAACCCGATGCTCGACAAGAACGCAGAAGGCCGCATCGTTCTGAACAACGAGCGTATCCAGCATTGGCTCGACAACGGCGCACAGCCGACCGACCGCGTCCTGCGCTTCCTGAACGATGCCGGCCTTGCCAAGCGCGAAGCACGCAACAACCCGGAAAAGGCACAGCCGGGCAAGAAGGCCGTCGAACGCGCCAAGGAAAAGGCTGCCAAGGCCGCTGAAGCCGCTGCTGCGGAATAA
- a CDS encoding tRNA (guanine37-N1)-methyltransferase → MTFRATILTLYPEMFPGFLGQSLSGKALERGAWAIEPVQIRDFATDKHRSVDDTPSGGGAGMVLRADILAKAIDSVGDDDRPRLLMSPRGKPLTQARVRELAEGPGAVIVCGRFEGVDQRVIDARQLEEVSIGDYILSGGEPAAMILLDAVIRVLPGVMGNEQSGVHESFESGLLEHPHYTRPPVFEGREIPDVLTSGNHAKIEKWRHEQALKLTAERRPDLLQALKK, encoded by the coding sequence GTGACCTTCCGCGCCACCATCCTCACGCTCTACCCGGAAATGTTTCCGGGCTTTCTCGGACAATCGCTGTCCGGCAAGGCGCTGGAGCGCGGCGCATGGGCGATCGAGCCGGTGCAGATCCGCGATTTCGCCACCGACAAGCACCGCTCGGTCGATGATACGCCCTCCGGCGGCGGGGCAGGCATGGTGCTGCGGGCCGATATTCTCGCGAAAGCCATCGATTCCGTTGGCGACGACGATCGCCCGCGCCTTCTCATGAGTCCGCGCGGCAAGCCGCTCACGCAGGCCCGTGTCCGCGAACTCGCGGAAGGTCCCGGCGCAGTGATCGTCTGCGGGCGCTTCGAGGGCGTGGACCAGAGGGTCATCGATGCGCGCCAACTCGAGGAAGTCTCGATCGGCGATTACATTCTCTCCGGCGGCGAACCGGCCGCGATGATCCTGCTCGACGCCGTCATCCGTGTCTTGCCGGGCGTCATGGGCAACGAGCAGTCGGGCGTGCATGAAAGCTTCGAAAGCGGACTGCTGGAGCATCCGCACTATACCCGCCCGCCCGTCTTCGAAGGCCGCGAAATCCCCGACGTCCTAACCTCGGGCAATCATGCGAAGATCGAGAAATGGCGGCATGAGCAGGCGCTGAAACTGACCGCCGAGCGCCGGCCCGACCTCCTTCAGGCCTTGAAGAAATAA
- a CDS encoding large subunit ribosomal protein L19 — MNIIEQLEAEQAAKIAAKRTLPEFSPGDTVRVNVRVVEGNRTRVQAYEGVCIARKGAGLNESFTVRKISYGEGVERVFPVYSPLVEGVEVVRRGKVRRAKLYYLRDLRGKAARIVENTGTRSRKLNDAERQAVAEEKARIEAEKVAAAQALAAEKAAAEAAEKAAAEKAAAEAAAE; from the coding sequence ATGAACATCATCGAACAGCTTGAGGCCGAACAGGCCGCCAAGATCGCCGCCAAGCGCACGCTTCCCGAATTCTCCCCGGGCGACACCGTCCGCGTCAACGTCCGCGTTGTCGAAGGCAACCGTACCCGCGTTCAGGCCTATGAAGGCGTTTGCATCGCTCGCAAGGGCGCTGGCCTCAACGAGAGCTTCACGGTTCGCAAGATCTCCTACGGCGAAGGCGTCGAGCGCGTATTCCCGGTTTACTCCCCGCTGGTTGAAGGCGTTGAAGTCGTTCGCCGCGGTAAGGTCCGTCGCGCCAAGCTTTACTACCTGCGCGACCTGCGCGGCAAGGCTGCCCGTATCGTTGAGAACACCGGCACGCGTTCGCGCAAGCTGAACGACGCCGAGCGTCAGGCTGTGGCTGAAGAAAAGGCACGCATCGAGGCCGAGAAGGTCGCTGCTGCCCAGGCTCTGGCTGCCGAGAAGGCTGCTGCGGAAGCTGCTGAAAAGGCCGCCGCCGAAAAGGCCGCTGCTGAAGCTGCCGCTGAATAA
- a CDS encoding 16S rRNA processing protein RimM: MALKNPVLMATIGAAQGLRGEVRAKTYTTEPTALGDYGNLHAADGRVFEILDIREMKDMAVVRFKGVNDRNAAEALRGLDLFIERDNLPSDLLEDDEFFYADLEGLEAFDATGKSYGIVSGIFDFGAGDLLELKAPAKRPLLIPFSEAAVLEIDLEEGRILVDPIAAGLIDDGDNGEGEKGPGSRKRSPSKGGNKGNGDAET; this comes from the coding sequence ATGGCCCTCAAGAACCCCGTTCTCATGGCGACCATTGGTGCTGCGCAAGGCCTGCGCGGCGAGGTGCGCGCCAAGACCTATACGACCGAGCCGACGGCGCTCGGCGATTACGGCAACCTGCATGCCGCTGACGGGCGGGTGTTTGAAATTCTCGACATTCGCGAGATGAAGGACATGGCCGTCGTCCGCTTCAAGGGCGTCAACGACCGCAATGCGGCGGAAGCCCTGCGCGGGCTCGATCTCTTCATCGAGCGCGACAACCTGCCGAGCGATCTGCTGGAGGACGACGAGTTCTTCTATGCCGATCTCGAAGGGCTGGAAGCCTTTGACGCGACGGGCAAGAGCTATGGTATCGTCAGCGGCATTTTCGATTTCGGCGCAGGCGATCTGCTGGAGCTGAAGGCCCCGGCCAAGCGCCCGCTGCTGATCCCCTTCTCCGAAGCGGCCGTTCTGGAAATTGACCTTGAAGAAGGCCGAATTCTGGTCGACCCGATCGCTGCTGGTCTCATCGATGACGGCGACAATGGCGAAGGCGAAAAAGGCCCCGGCAGCCGCAAGCGCAGCCCGTCCAAGGGCGGCAACAAGGGCAACGGAGACGCGGAAACGTGA